A region of the Apium graveolens cultivar Ventura chromosome 6, ASM990537v1, whole genome shotgun sequence genome:
TTCATACAGGTAAATTCAAGTTATGCTTTACTTGTTCACATGATCACATAACTGTTTCTTTTACTATATTTCGAAGAACATATATGTGGTTCATTATGTTTTCTGATACTGTTCTGTGAACTCTTTTAGGGAGACAGATTATTGGCCTCTACTGGAGAACCCACCCGAGGGGATGGAGATAGCAATTGTACGAGCAGAGAATAGTGACAGATGGGATGCTGATGTGGTTCAGCGGCTTGAAAATCTTGCCAGCAGGAAAGTTGATGGAGCTGGGGGAAAGGTCTCAGTTTATGTCCTTCCCAAGTCTGGTCATTGGGTTCACGTGGATAATCCCAAAGGACTTCTGGAGATTGTGACACCTAAAATATCCTCTCTTGCTTAAATCTAATCAATCTAATCCTTTGCCGGTGTTAGGTTTGCTTTCTATGTATGTTCATTTCGCTGAAAAATAATAATAGCATGACTTCAGCTGTAATAGTTAGTTGTGGAGTACCAGATTGAACTTCAGTTGATACTTGAGTTGTGGATTTACAATTTGGTTTGCTATACAGTTCAGTAAAATTTGCTTCTATATTAATCAAAGGGTGTTGGAGGACCATATGTAGGagcttgaattttttattttattttctgaagtGCTTCATAGTTTTGTGAGCTAAATTTTGAAGATTGATTAGTACAagtttatattttatatttatatagtTGATTTGCACAAGTTTATGTATATATAATGTTTTTTAGATGTCATGGAACTAAAATTAAAGCAAGTATAAGATTTAAATGACAAAAAAACAACTCATGGTGGATCTCTCTGCTTGTCAAAGAAAAGAAGGTCTAAACAGAAAAAAATGTGGATTCTCTAGTTTCGTGTGAAAAAAGGAAATTTTGAAAATAAGATAGGGGACAAAAAAAAGATAGGGGGCTATAGGATGAAAAAAACTAGAATTTTCTTTTCTTCGGTTCGATTTAATTGTGAGAGCATATTTTGGGTATTATCAATGTTATAAAAATCGGAAATCGGAATATAATGGTAAAATTATCGATTTAGGATTATCAAAAAATCGGAAGGATTAATCGGAGGAAAAATCggatatatttttatattataattatatttaattcaaaacccttattttattaataatttgtaaattaatatatatatttaacatATTACATAATTGATAGttatttaaatctaattaaaattttattttatatcgaATAATTTATTTTCAATATACCGTtcaataagaatatatatatattaatcgAATTTTGGAAATATGATTTGTCacttattttataaaatattaactgAAGATTAATCAACTAAATCGGGAATTTTTAAAACCATGAGTGATAATGCTTCTTAATAAGGATTTtctatttttattatataatttttcatTTTCAATCTGGAAATTATTTCACTTCCAGACAAAATAATTCTAGATCATTCATTTACTTTCTTCTCTATTTTGTTTCAGAATTGTATTCGTTTTTTAGACACAAACCAAACACCCCTAACTTATTACTTGGAATTTAAGGTTAACGGTTTTTTAACTTAAAAGTTCTTGTTAATAAAAAAATGATGTGAAAATAAAAGAATCAATTAATAAAAATCTGCAAACACAATTTTAGAGAAAAcgaaataataataaaatgaaaaagaAGGGGGTAAAATTGGTAATTGGCGACTAAAAACCCTAGCAATGGATATATAATATAAGAGGAGTATGCATAAGAGCACCGCATTCGCCTCTTCCTCTACTCGTACTCGCACCGTCATCATCGTCTACGCTTAGGAGCCATCTTCTCACTTGCTGCTGAAAATGGTACTCTCTTCTCTCTCGATTTACATATATACACTCACATACGATTTATTCTTTTCAGTTTTTACATGTCGCTGTTTAATTTCTTATATATATATCGATTGCGAAAGTGTTGCCTCTGTGTGATTGTTTTCGAATTTCTTTACTTGTTAGTCACTACCTCTGTCTCGATAAATGCTATTTTGTCTTgtcaattttaatcatatgatATAATTGAATTTGTATTACCCAATTGTcctcagagagagagagagagaggaattCTGTAGCATTGGGATATGTAACTAGGATACGATGAGAGGGAGAGAGGCATCGTGTTGATTCGATATCGGTTAGTAGCTCTTACATGTTTCTTATGATTATCTAATGCATTTAGCTTAGAAGCCTATTTCGGTCAAGGTTCTGACAATCCCAGGTTTACCTTTTATTGATTAATCCAATGATTTAGAATTAATCCTATGTATTTTTATAtcattttatataaatatattaaacaTTTACTAATTACTACATCCTGGCAATTAGTCTCAGTGTAGGCAGGGGAGGATCCAGGATTTAAACTCCGGGGGGACACCTACCATATTTTGTGAATACACCtttatatttttcaatttttggGGGGCActtttatatattttcaaaaaaattaatggtaaaaaaacataaatttttaTTTTAGGGGGGACACGTGTCCCCCGTGCCCCATACTAGATCCTCCCCTGAGTGTGGGTGATTTTTTATAAGTTGATTTCTGTACGTTATATGTTGCATTTTTCAACTTGCTTGTTGTTATTACTTTTTGAGCTCGAATTGCTATGCTCATGGGAAGCTTTTTGTCTGCTTGTTTCTTGTCAAGTTATGTGTGACCAATAGATGAAATTCATTTCTGCCAAATCAATTTTATGTAATCTATGTTGGATAGCCGTACTGCATAATGCCTTTTATAAATCTGAGACATATTCATGCGGCTTTATTGTTGTCTCTTGTTTATCTTTCCTTTTTCTGCTTCTGTGTACTAGTCGAGGAGGAAGACTAGGGAGCCCAAGGAAGAAAATGTAACTCTTGGACCTGCTGTTAGAGATGGCGAGATCGTGTTTGGAGTTGCCCACATTTTTGCCTCATTTAATGACACTTTCATTGTGAGTACTGTGGACTTTGTTGTGTTTTGTTATTTTTATCTAGCAATCAGTCCTAACTATCATTATTATGCTTTTGTGAAAATGCAGCATGTCACTGACTTGTCTGGAAGAGAAACCATGGTTCGAATTACTGGTAAGCTTCTTTGCTAACACAAAAACATTTGCACAGATTTTTGTACACACAAACATATGTATGTTTAGAGAGTAATTGATGCTTGTCTTTCTGTgatgttttatgttttctctgCATACccttgtttttgttttgatttttagCATGCGGTTTTTTTGTAAGATGACAATCTCAAATTGTCAAATAGGAGGAATTAAACTAAATTAGCAACTCGTAGATAAAGCAGAAGGTTTAAATGTACATATCATATCTATCTTCTACAACAAAATTATCTGTCACATATTTATGTTAGACAAAAGAACTTTGATGACACTCGGGAATGTTTATTTGGAATAGGTGGCATGAAGGTCAAGGCTGATCGTGATGAGTCTTCACCGTATGCAGCTATGCTTGCTGCACAAGATGTTTCCCAGCGATGCAAGGTTATTTGTCTTTCTTATTCTAATGCACAATTAAAGATTCTGGATTATAAATGTTGTTCAGTTAATATTTAGcatataatattaatattataacaTTCGGGTCAGAGGAAAAAGATATATCTACTCTCGTTTCTGCATGTATCCAGAAAGAAATTAAGTTGTATACTTGTTTATTTCTTCTGTGGTTTTTCCTTAGACAAGCTCATAACAATTTCTTGGTGCTTATCCATACTACAATGATAAAGAAGgctaatttaaatattaattacaGGAATTAGGCATTACTGCTCTTCATATCAAGCTTAGGGCAACAGGAGGGAATAAGACTAAGACCCCTGGTCCAGGTGCTCAGTCTGCACTCAGAGCTCTGGCTCGTTCTGGCATGAAAATTGGACGTATCGGTAAATGTTCTTATCTGTAGAATTATCATCTGACCCCCTACCATTAGTATCACTGCATCAATTACCTTCTTTGTCCCACTCTCGTTTTGTTACACTTCATTTAAGCAGTTGTAGTTAATTTTTAGTCATAGCTAATTCTtttttaattaattgaattatGTCCAAACAAAAAAGGTTTTCTTCTGTCTTCAGCTATCTGGCATTCAGTCGAAAGTTTAATCCTtgttaatatattttatttaattgcAGAGGATGTGACCCCAATTCCCACCGACAGCACTCGTAGAAAGGGTGGTAGGCGTGGAAGACGTCTGTAATTCTATTTTCTTTTGAAGTTTTTAAGCATGCCAGCAGTTTCTGTCAGAGGACCTTGTCTGTGTTCTGGTTTATTTTGAGAAATTGATATGGTATTTAGGATATGTTTTCAGCAAAACATAGAACGGTTATGACTTAAATTCTCAGATATTGCAATATTAAAATTCCCCGAAACAACAGTGCCTATGTGTTTAATTTTTCTGTTATATTTATCTTCTTTCTTTATTGTTGTTTGAATAAGGAGATAAAGTCCTGCGTTGTCCTGCCATGACAATTTAGTGTTTACGGTTTCAAAGTTGGTGTATACATGCATTAGGCTGTAAAAGCTTTGTAAAAATGTAGCCTGTGTGTGTACAATAATTGTCACTCGATACAAGTGTTTTCTTTAGGCAAACAGGAATAGCTTTGTGAAAATGTAGCCTGT
Encoded here:
- the LOC141668825 gene encoding small ribosomal subunit protein uS11z, encoding MSRRKTREPKEENVTLGPAVRDGEIVFGVAHIFASFNDTFIHVTDLSGRETMVRITGGMKVKADRDESSPYAAMLAAQDVSQRCKELGITALHIKLRATGGNKTKTPGPGAQSALRALARSGMKIGRIEDVTPIPTDSTRRKGGRRGRRL